Proteins encoded together in one Streptomyces sp. TLI_171 window:
- a CDS encoding PH domain-containing protein, whose amino-acid sequence MTESDRTPDPGSAAEEPQYADRVYRSVPGLIAGVMLLAIAGWLIVDAVLSGTGATPWVALAAAPVFAFPVAAYTLRPAVMANDRRLIVRNPLRTIVAPWSTVEGLKAGYSVELFAGGRKFQVWAVPVSLRQRKRATRRASRAAADGDPGLPSTRRPAARAHRQDDLDPTRAWSDAVVASLAEQAERNAHKPAATGELRVSWSWWIIVPTAVGLVALLTVIAAT is encoded by the coding sequence ATGACCGAATCCGACCGGACACCCGACCCGGGGTCCGCCGCCGAGGAGCCCCAGTACGCCGACCGCGTCTACCGCTCCGTCCCCGGCCTCATCGCGGGCGTCATGCTGCTCGCAATCGCCGGCTGGCTGATCGTCGACGCAGTGCTCAGCGGCACCGGCGCCACCCCCTGGGTGGCCCTCGCCGCCGCACCCGTCTTCGCCTTCCCGGTCGCCGCGTACACCCTGCGGCCCGCCGTCATGGCCAACGACCGGCGGCTGATCGTCCGCAACCCGCTGCGCACCATCGTCGCCCCGTGGTCGACCGTGGAGGGACTCAAGGCCGGGTACTCGGTCGAACTCTTCGCCGGCGGACGCAAGTTCCAGGTCTGGGCGGTGCCGGTCTCGCTCCGCCAGCGCAAGCGCGCCACCCGCCGGGCCAGCCGCGCCGCGGCCGACGGCGACCCCGGCCTCCCGAGCACCCGCCGCCCCGCCGCCCGCGCGCACCGCCAGGACGACCTCGACCCCACCCGTGCCTGGTCCGACGCCGTGGTCGCGTCGCTGGCCGAGCAGGCCGAGCGCAACGCCCACAAGCCCGCCGCCACCGGCGAGCTCCGCGTCAGCTGGTCCTGGTGGATCATCGTCCCGACCGCCGTCGGCCTGGTCGCCCTCCTCACCGTGATCGCCGCCACCTGA
- a CDS encoding helix-turn-helix transcriptional regulator produces the protein MPRASRRREAPHYPEAADIDLLDVLHALSDPTRMTIVETLSAEPERACGTFPVDVAPSTLSHHFKVLREAGLIRHREEANRRLTTLRATDLEDRFPGLLATVVTAYRSTK, from the coding sequence GTGCCCCGTGCCAGCCGCCGCCGCGAGGCGCCCCACTACCCCGAGGCCGCCGACATCGACCTGCTGGACGTCCTGCACGCCCTCTCCGACCCCACCCGGATGACCATCGTGGAGACCCTCAGCGCCGAACCCGAACGCGCCTGCGGCACCTTCCCCGTGGACGTCGCCCCCTCCACCCTCAGCCACCACTTCAAGGTCCTCCGCGAAGCCGGCCTGATCCGCCACCGCGAAGAGGCCAACCGCCGCCTCACCACCCTCCGGGCCACCGACCTGGAGGACCGCTTCCCCGGCCTGCTCGCCACCGTGGTGACGGCCTACCGGAGCACCAAGTAG
- a CDS encoding VanZ family protein produces MIEASLSAAPALFPAFAVLGLIFGLVALRLARRKQRKPFTAVLLGLSLAGETAATLTPTISGSWGEPTCSIGSGVWDTAMTQQGLMNLAMYIPVAFFGVLVLRRPLTVLASCGVLSAATEVCQTLLGTGRSCDAADLVDNVVGALVGTVAAVVWLWLRRSEPLSGRRDVLHSLSTAGTGLAAVTAVIWLLVPLHRDAAGFVANPTRDQQETAERIAARLFGPGTRIESFGVVPDPKVSPRPVLKTVTDRGGFETEWPSGRLLVSASADTRVDAGPLTEDQVLEAGADFAAAWFSDLTSAANPTLASAGAEGAYLVTYRRYNGDNVLMPMRLDISVSTSGRIMASSARWDADPQLPHPTVTAEAAKQRAVSTLPGSRTDTTFLLAKQINGEWRPCWAVNLVKPGEDRSSGTVEFIDALTGQAVAHQG; encoded by the coding sequence ATGATCGAAGCGTCCCTCTCCGCCGCTCCTGCCCTGTTCCCCGCCTTTGCCGTGCTGGGTCTGATCTTCGGGCTCGTGGCCTTACGGCTTGCCAGGCGCAAGCAGCGGAAGCCCTTCACGGCGGTGCTCTTGGGCCTGTCGCTGGCCGGCGAGACCGCGGCGACGCTGACGCCGACCATCAGCGGGTCGTGGGGCGAGCCGACGTGTTCGATCGGCTCCGGAGTGTGGGACACCGCCATGACTCAGCAGGGGCTGATGAACCTCGCGATGTACATCCCGGTCGCCTTCTTCGGCGTGCTGGTACTCCGGCGGCCGCTGACCGTTCTCGCCTCGTGCGGGGTGCTTTCTGCAGCGACCGAGGTCTGCCAGACCCTGTTGGGGACCGGGCGTTCCTGTGACGCGGCGGATCTTGTCGACAACGTCGTCGGTGCGCTCGTCGGTACCGTCGCTGCGGTCGTCTGGCTGTGGCTCCGCCGTTCCGAGCCGTTGTCGGGGCGGCGGGACGTCCTGCACTCCCTGAGCACGGCCGGCACCGGTCTTGCGGCTGTCACCGCCGTCATCTGGTTGCTCGTGCCGCTTCACCGTGACGCCGCCGGGTTCGTTGCGAACCCCACGCGCGATCAGCAAGAGACGGCGGAGCGGATCGCTGCGCGGTTGTTCGGGCCGGGGACGAGGATCGAGTCGTTCGGTGTGGTGCCCGATCCCAAGGTGTCGCCCCGGCCGGTGCTCAAGACCGTCACCGATCGCGGCGGGTTCGAGACCGAGTGGCCGAGCGGGCGCCTTCTGGTCAGCGCCTCGGCCGACACTCGGGTCGACGCCGGACCCCTGACCGAGGATCAGGTCCTCGAAGCCGGCGCCGACTTCGCGGCCGCCTGGTTCTCCGATCTGACGTCGGCCGCCAACCCCACCCTCGCCTCCGCCGGCGCCGAAGGCGCCTACCTGGTCACCTACCGCCGGTACAACGGCGACAACGTCCTGATGCCGATGCGGCTGGACATCAGCGTCTCCACGTCCGGCCGAATCATGGCGTCCTCCGCCCGGTGGGACGCCGACCCCCAGCTGCCGCACCCGACCGTCACCGCCGAGGCAGCGAAGCAACGCGCTGTCTCGACCCTTCCGGGTTCCAGGACGGACACCACGTTCCTCCTCGCGAAGCAGATCAACGGCGAGTGGCGGCCGTGCTGGGCGGTGAACCTGGTGAAGCCGGGCGAGGACCGGAGCTCGGGGACGGTCGAGTTCATCGATGCCCTGACCGGGCAGGCCGTGGCCCACCAGGGCTGA
- a CDS encoding zinc-binding dehydrogenase, with protein sequence MRALVMTEAGGAEHSHVREVEPPQPGPGQVAIRVAYAGLNFVDVMARRGDGGYTAAWPHHPGKEVAGTVLALGPGVTHLAIGTPVVAATHAGGLAEVALADADLTVPVPDGVPLEAAAAAPLGLATALLLLTDAGRFTPGDTVLVHSASGGIGGAVARLLPLLGGGRLLGTVGRPAKAAAAERTGYDAVFARDADLADRLREASGGRIDLVLDPLGTDSLELDLDLLAPGGRIVLFGNAAGERPADLPPFGRLLGANATLTGFSHSALLAGAPGKVADAIRRTLDLLATGALDAPVTVLPDLTAVPAAHDLLATGHAEGKYVVALQG encoded by the coding sequence ATGCGCGCACTCGTGATGACCGAAGCCGGCGGCGCCGAGCACAGCCACGTCCGGGAGGTCGAACCGCCGCAGCCCGGCCCCGGCCAGGTCGCGATCCGGGTCGCCTACGCCGGACTCAACTTCGTCGACGTGATGGCCCGCCGCGGCGACGGCGGCTACACCGCCGCCTGGCCGCACCACCCCGGCAAGGAGGTGGCCGGCACCGTCCTCGCCCTCGGCCCGGGCGTCACCCACCTCGCCATCGGCACCCCGGTGGTGGCCGCCACCCACGCCGGCGGACTCGCCGAGGTCGCCCTCGCCGACGCCGACCTCACCGTCCCCGTCCCGGACGGGGTGCCGCTGGAAGCCGCGGCCGCCGCCCCGCTCGGACTCGCCACCGCACTGCTGCTGCTCACCGACGCCGGGCGCTTCACCCCCGGCGACACGGTGCTCGTGCACTCCGCGAGCGGCGGCATCGGCGGCGCCGTCGCCCGCCTGCTCCCACTGCTCGGCGGCGGCCGACTGCTCGGCACCGTCGGCCGCCCCGCGAAGGCCGCGGCCGCCGAACGCACCGGCTACGACGCGGTGTTCGCCCGCGACGCCGACCTCGCCGACCGGCTGCGCGAGGCGAGCGGCGGACGGATCGACCTGGTGCTCGACCCGCTCGGCACCGACAGCCTGGAACTGGACCTCGACCTGCTCGCACCCGGCGGCCGGATCGTCCTGTTCGGCAACGCGGCCGGCGAACGCCCCGCCGACCTCCCGCCGTTCGGCCGACTGCTGGGCGCCAACGCCACCCTCACCGGGTTCAGCCACAGCGCCCTCCTGGCCGGCGCGCCCGGCAAGGTCGCCGACGCGATCCGCCGCACCCTCGACCTGCTCGCCACCGGCGCCCTCGACGCCCCGGTGACCGTCCTCCCCGACCTCACCGCCGTCCCGGCCGCCCACGACCTGCTGGCCACCGGCCACGCGGAGGGCAAGTACGTGGTCGCCCTGCAGGGCTGA